The Chloroflexus aggregans DSM 9485 genome segment GGAAGTTCATAGCAGTGGGCTTGCTCCTTGATAGACTACTACAACGTTGTTTGTCATCGGCTGTGGGAGACGTACCCATCAACCACCGACGGTACGGGTACGCCCCTACGAATCAGGCTCGAGGTAGAAGGTGAGAGGATAACCGGCCTCACGAGCCGCATGATGTGCTTGATACACCCGTTCTTGCGCCTCTTGGAACGGCAACACGGTCACCAGTGCGCGCCCTTCGTAATGGGCAGTAAGCATCACTTGTTCGGCCCGCGCCAGATCAAGACCAAAAAAGACCCGCAATACGATGACCACAAAATCCATCGGCGTCACATCATCGTTTTGCACGATGACACGATACGGGCGTTCCAGCTCCTCATCACCGGCAACAACAAAAGTGACGGCGGGCCGCACGACGACTGTTGGTTGTTCAGTTGACATGGGCTGCTCCGTCGCTACACTACAACACCTTATAGGCAGTATAGCATAAACCGTTATGGTTCTTTACGCCGGCGTCGTTTTGCTGTCAGTAAAGCAGCGATTCGCTCTTCATCACTCAGTGGTCGTCGCAGTGCATCAGATGCGTCAGGCGGAGATGGTGATGGCCGGTCAGACGGTGAGGACGACGGGGTAGGCGCAGCAGTCGTCCGCGACCGTGACTTGCCGATGGCCGATGGTAGCTCAGGCAGTGGTACCAACAAGCGACGCAAAGCGACATCAATCGGTAACAACACGAGTGCTATCCAGAGGAGTGGGATTGTCACCGACCGCACTTCGTAAACCGATTGTGCAGTTGGCGCGAAGACCGTTTCCGGCGGTGGATCAATGGACCCACCGGTCAGCGCAGCGATGTCGGCGAGTAAGCCGGGATTGGCAGCCAACCGGCCATATTCAGGAGAGAAATTGATCGTAAAAGCGGTGGTCACGTTGCCTATGGGTTGGCCGGTGCTATCGCTTGCACCGATTTGTACGAGATAGGCACCAATTTGATCGATAGTCGTGATCGCCCGATACCGATCAGGAGCCACTTGGCTAAACGACAGCTCGAAACTCCCTGCAAGACCACTGACCCGATTACGAAGCTCACCGAGTTCAAGAGGACGACCGAGTTCGTCACGAGCCAGCACCTCGATTTCGACTCGGTTCGCATTGACAGTCGTAGTCACGGCCAGCCGTTCATCGCTACCCAACGGCAACACTTCGGCAACCAGATTTGCGGCAAAGCGTGGAAAATCCGGCCACGTCAACCATGCCGCTGCCCATCGTCCACTCAGATCGCTCGTCCAGGCCACAACACGACCCAAACCAACCTGCGCCGTGGCCAGCAGAGGCGCACCATCTTCGGCTACCAACAACACGCGGGAGGTAGAGCGGGCAGATGCAGCATTCCGACCACGCAACAGTGGCAGCGGCCCTAGCTCACGCAACCACGCAGTGGGGAGCGCTGATACCGGTCTGAACGGCTCTTCGATTACATCACGATTAGCCACCCGTACTGTCTCTTCAAG includes the following:
- a CDS encoding ATP-dependent Clp protease adaptor ClpS gives rise to the protein MSTEQPTVVVRPAVTFVVAGDEELERPYRVIVQNDDVTPMDFVVIVLRVFFGLDLARAEQVMLTAHYEGRALVTVLPFQEAQERVYQAHHAAREAGYPLTFYLEPDS